The Bacteroides sp. DNA segment CATCGACCCAAAAGATTATACTGCCTTCTTCATCATGTCCTTTTTCTCCCCCTTTTGTTATTTTATCGGCGAAAGCTTTGGCTTGCTTCACGTCTCGCCCACGGTGGCCTCAGTGATCATAGCCACAATACCTGTTTTCACACCTATCCTGGGTTTCATCGCTTTCAGTGAAAGGCTTTCGTGGATCAACATCCTTGGATTTTTTATTTCTTTCACCGGGGTCATGGTCATGGTGCTGGATGCTGAGTTTAAGTTCAGCGCTTCTCCCCTGGGGATTGGCCTGTTATTTTTTGCTGTTTTATCAGCCCTGATCAACGTCATCTTTCTGAAAAAACTGACTGTTAAATATTCTTCGTTTACGATTATTTCGGTACAAAACCTGGTGGGGGCACTCCTTTTTTTACCCTTGTTCCTGATCTTCGATTTCAGTGACTTTCTCCAGATCAGGCCGTCAGGCAATGCCATCGCTTCCATAATAGCCCTTGCGGTATTCGGTTCCACCCTGGCCTTTATGTTTTACACCTCAGGGGTGAGGACCCTGGGGATAGCACGCTCTTCCATTTTTACAAACCTCATCCCGGTCGTTACGGCTGTCACTTCCTGGATGATCCTAAAGGAAAACATTGATGCTTCAAAAATGATTGGGATGGCCATTGTTATCTCGGGTTTGATGCTGACGCAATTGACCCGGCTTCAGGAGAAAAGAAGAATCAGGCCTCCGCTGCCACAAGCTTAAGGGCCCGCAAGCAAATTCAAAAAATCCCGTTTTTTATCTTGTATTTTAAAATAGTTTGCTAATTTTGCACCACTCAAAACGGCGGGGTAGCTCAGGTGGTTAGAGCGTCGGATTCATAACCCGAAGGTCACGAGTTCAACTCTCGTCCCCGCTACTAAAAAGAGGCTGTCTCCAGCGCAGGAGTCAGCCTCTTTTTTTTGCCAGGGGATTAAAATCAAGGGCTTTTTCTTCCACGCTCCCTCCTTCAATCCAGTTCATTCAGATTCGATTACCATACCAGCCAGGGAAAGGACATTGTTGAGTCCCATTCAGGCAGGGAGTATAAACGAAGTTGAAACGTATTTAAGACGTAGTTCAGACGTGCAAAACCGAATAAACTACGTCTTAACTACGTGTTAACTACGTCTGAAGTACGTCTGAACTCCGGTCCTGAAGCAGATATAAAAAAGCCCGGTGAGGGTTTTGTGGTTTAGGTTTTTACATACCAGGGAGGGCGCTCGGCTTCTATTGAAATGATTGAAAAGAGGCCTCACAGAACCAGGCATAAGAGGGAAAACCCTGAAAAGATTTTAGCGTTTGCCCATCGCCAGGATGAAGTTCGGGGGTTGCAGCCAATGCAGGATTTCGCTGGTTAATCTTCAGGTAAGGCAATCCTTATCACTGGGACCAATCGGGAGCTTAACCCGAAAAAAGTTTATTTTTCAACTCCTTTCATTTTTGAAGTGGGGCGTTCTTTTTTGTCAAATTTTGGCATAAAGGCCAAAAATGCATCCGGCATTATTACATTTGCAAAAAATATTGTTTTGATCTACCCTGCTGACCTGGAAGTAAAAATTGGTTTTGACCGCATCCGGACCTTGCTGACCGAGCGCTGCATGAGTTCGTTGGGACGCAGGCAGGTAGAGCGCATCCGGATGCTGACGCAAAAGGACCGGATAGAACTGCTGCTGAACCAGACGGAAGAGTTCCGGCAGATCCTGTTGCAAAACCTGCCTTTCCCCCAGTCAAACTATTACGACCCTGAAGAAGCTTTCCGCAGAATCAGGCCAGCGGATACGTTTCTGGAGCCGGAAGAATTGCTTGATCTGAAGCTTTCTTATGAAACGATCCTGCGCATCATTGCCTTTCTCAATTCCAGGTCAGAAGACGAGGCACCACCCTTTCCGGGGCTTGCAACATTGATCAGCGACCTGGAAACCGACCCCCGGCTCCCGAAAGACATCGACACCATTGTTGATGAACGGGCAGAGGTGCGCAGCCATGCTTCAGAGGCCCTTGCTGCCATCCGGAGAAAGAGGGTCAGGCTGGAAGGGGAAGCCAACCGCCGGATCGCACAGTTGCTTCAGCAGGCCAAACAGCAAGGGCTGGTGCCCCAGGATGTGGAGCTGGCCCTTAGGAATGGCCGCCAGGTAATACCCATTGGTGCGGCCCATAAACGAAAGATCCGGGGCATCGTCCACGATCAGTCAGCCACCGGGCAAACCGTTTACCTGGAGCCTGAAGAAGTGTTTGAGATCAACAATTAGATCATTGACCTGGAACTAGAAGAACGCCAGGAGATCATCAGGATACTAAAAGCCTTTACAGAACGTATCCGTCCAATGGTTCCCGGGATGCAAGCCTGTTACCGTATGCTGGGCATCATGGATGCTATCCGTGCCAAGGCCCTGGTAGCTATCGATCTGCTGGCGCAAAAGCCACGGCTGGAAGGTAAGCCGGGCATGCGATGGATCAAAGCCATGCACCCCCTGCTTTATTTATCGCACAAAGCCCAGGGCAAACACGTGGAGCCCCTTGATATTTCGCTTGACGACGACACACATATTCTTGTTATTTCCGGCCCTAATGCGGGTGGAAAATCGGTATGCCTGAAAACCTGCGGGCTGCTGCAGTATATGATACAATGCGGGTTGCTGGTGCCCATGGCTGATTATTCTGAAGCCGGGGTATTCGAGCAATTATTCATTGACATCGGCGACCAGCAATCGCTCGAAAATGACCTGAGCACCTACAGCTCGCACCTGCTCAACATGAAACACTTCATGGAGCAATGCAACGGGCAAACATTGTTCCTGATTGACGAATTTGGTGCAGGGACAGAGCCCCGCATCGGGGGTGCACTGGCAGAAGCCATCCTGGAAAAGCTAAACCGGAAAGGATCTTATGGCGTGGTAACCACCCACTATGCCAACCTGAAACTAATGGCTGGAAAGCACCCGGGCATTGGAAACGGGTCTATGTTGTTTGACACCCAGAACATGCGTCCCCTCTTTAAACTGAAAACCGGCAACCCTGGCAGCAGTTTCGCTTTTGAGATCGCTCACAACATAGGCTTGCCAGAAGATATCCTGGCAAAAGCAGCAGAATATGCAGGCACCCAGGAGTTGGACTTTGACCGGCAGTTGCAGGATCTGGATCTGAAAAAAACCGAATTGGAGGACAAGGAAAAACAACTGCGTTCTGCCGATCATTTTCTTTCAGAGATGATTGACAAATATGAAAAGCTGAGCGGAGACCTGGAGTCACGAAAATCGGATATCATGACACAGGCGCGTCTTGAAGCCAAAAGAGTGCTTGCAGAAGCCAACCGGATGGTTGAAAACACCATTCGCAAGATCAAGGAAGCACAGGCGGGCAAGGAGGAAACCCGGCAGGCGAGGCAGGAGCTGGAAGCTTTCACCAAACAACAGGAAGAGAAACTCAGGGATCAAAAGCCACCTGAACGTAAAGAGAAAAAGCCCCGGCCCGTCCCTGAAAAAGATGATACGCCCATTGCCATAGGAGATGCTGTTAGAATAGCGGGTCAGCAAAGCATTGGAGAAGTCATTGAAATATCGGGCAAAGAAGCTGTAGTAAGTTTTGGCAGCATAAAACTCAGGTCCAGACTCAGTGTGCTGGAAAAAATCAAAAAAAGCAGTCTTATGAAGCCCGAGGACCGTAAAGTCAGGGTAAAAGTGTCGTTCGACATCAACGAAAAGGCAGCCGAGTTTTACCCCCAGCTTGACATCAAGGGCTTACGTGTTGAAGAAGCTTTAAGAAAACTGCGGCATTACCTGGATGATGCGGTATTGCTTGGCGTAAAACAGGTTAAGATCCTTCACGGAAAAGGGGATGGCATTTTAAGGGAAGCGGTACGTGACCTTTTGCAAGGGGTGCCCGAGGTAAATCGCTACCGGGATGAACACCCCGACAGGGGTGGTGCCGGAGCAACCATTGTGGATTTCAGATAAGGAAAAAATCCCTAAAACAATTCGAGCTGATTCTCAGAAACCATGGGAGGTGGCGGAAGCTCCTGCTTGTAGCGTTCCACCTGCTTATTCACCAGCGTTTTTAAATACCTTACCGGGGTGGTGTCATACCGTCGGCAATAGGTCAAAAGGGCCCGGTACTGCATATCGGTGAGCTTAAAGGTCATTTTACGGAACTTGACCTTTTTCCGTTTGGGCCTCTTTGCGGGTTTTGCAGGGTGCTCAATAGATTTCAGCAAGTTGACTTTAGGCATAGTGTTATTTTTTTTCTCTGATCAAATAAACAAAGGTTGGAAAGTGATCGCTATATCCACCAAGGTAAACCCCGCTGCCATAAGTCCGAAAAGGGTAACCCTGGAATCTGCCGGAAGGCTGACGCAGGAAAGGAGGATTGAACACCTCGGCACGAAAATACTGGAACCTATCATAATCTCTTCCAACCAGCGAAGGCGTAAAAAGAATCTGATCGAAGAGGTTCCAGGAGTCTCTATAGGCCAAAGAGCCAATACCCTTGCGGTGCAATTCATAGAAAGGGTTGTACAATTCATCTTCCTTAACCCTGTTAATATTTCCATTGGACCTCAAATGTTTGCGAACACTTCGATCGGTGGGGTCATCATTCAGGTCACCCATGAGTATAACCCTGGCACCGGGTTCTGCATTCTGAATGGAGTCAATAATGGCACGGGCTACATCGGCAGCGGCAATACGCAGGGGCCTGCTGCCCTTTTCCCCACCACTGCGGCTGGGCCAGTGAGCAACAATAAAATGCATGCGCTCGCCAAGGAGTTCGCCCGTTAACAGCAACTGATACCTGGTCCGGAAGTCATCCCGTCCGGGAACTATGGTACGGTAAGGCTTGCTGCTGATATATTTGAAGTATTTTGGCTGAAAAAAGAAAGCAACATCGACTCCACGGCGATCGGGGCCATCATAATGGACTACCTGGTAGTTCCGGTCTTTTATGCTCTCCCTTGCGGCTAAATCAACCAGCACCTGGCGGTTTTCAATCTCTGAAACGCCGAGCACTGCTGGGCCATCCGGATTGAGATCCTGCCCGATCTGCTCAATGACCTCGGCCATGTTCTCCAATTTCTCAAAATACTTGGCCGCGTTCCATCGGTTGGGGCCCTCCGGGGTAAATTCAACGTCATTTACATCCGGAGTATCTATCGTATCAAAAAGGTTCTCGAGGTTGTAAAAGCCTATGACGGCATTGATAAACTCTTTGGTTTCATTGGACGTCTGAGCGTAGCTTTTGGGGGAAGATAAGAAGAGAAAAAAAGAAAAGAAAAGTAGAAAAAGGGTAAACTCAAGTCTGTTCTTAAAAAAATTCATATTTAAATCACTTTTAAATTTCCAAAACTAAACAAACCAAAATCACAAAGCCTTTAATTATCAAATAAATCCCCGATTTTACCATGTTAGACAAGGTAAATACAAAGGAATTGGTTAATTTTGGCCATTCAAAAATAATCATTTTAACTATTCAAGATTTTAAAATCCAACAATTGAGCCAGAGAACCTTCGGATAAGTGTTTAATTAATTAAAAAATATTCATTAGGCCGCGAGAATTCTGGTTTATCAACCCACAGAAACGTATGAGGAAGTTTTTTCTTTTGTTAACCATCCCGCTGTTATTTGGCCTTGGAAGGGCAACAGCGCAAGAGCCTGCCATTGAAGAAGCCCAGGGAGACACTACGGTGACTCAGCAAGCCCCACCAACGGATGTACCAGTCATTACCCTTTCCACTGCTGATATCGAAGGTGATGCCGATTCCCATGACATAAGCAGTCTTCTTCAGGGCTCTCGTGATATCTTCATGAACACGGCAGGCTATAATTTCGGTTCAGCGCGTTTCAGGGTCAGGGGCTATGATTCGGAGAACACCACGGTGATGATCAATGGCATTTCAGTTAACGACCCCGAGACCGGGCGAGCCTTTTACTCCACCTGGGGAGGGCTAAACGATGCTACCCGCAACACCGAAGGACATAATAACCTGGGCTTTTCCAGAAATACTTTCGGAGGTCTTGGGGGTGCTACCAATATCGTTACCCGCGCCTCACAATACAGCCCTAACATTCGCACCACCTACTCCAATTCGAACCGCAGCTATACACACCGGGCCATGTTCACCTATAGCACTGGCCTGCAGGAAAATGGCTGGGCATGGACCCTGAGCGGATCGCGACGGGCTGCTAATGAAGGTTATGTCACTGGTACTTTTTACGATGCCTGGGCTTACTTCCTTTCTGCTGAAAAGAAATTAAACAGCCAGCACAGCCTTGGGCTGATCTTTTTCGGTGCACCTTCAAAGACCGGGCGCCCGGGTGTTTCCACCCAGGAAGCTTATGATCTGACCGGCGACCCCTATTATAACCCCAACTGGGGATACCAGGATGGTGAAATTCGTAACGCCAGGGTCAACCACTACCATACCCCATGGACAATCCTGTCGCACTACTGGGACCCCACGGACAACACCAAGATCTCCACCAGTGCTGCCTATACATTTGGAAGGGGCGGCTCCACCGCATTAAACTGGTACGACAGCCACGCCTCCTACGATTATCCGGGATACAACCTCGCTGGTGACCCCAGGCCTGACTATTACCGCTGGATGCCCAGCTATTATAACAATGACCCGATAACCCAGAATCTCCTGAACGACCTCTGGCAAAACGATCCCTATTTCAGACAGATAAACTGGGACTGGCTTTACAATGCGAACTACGACAATCTTTTTACGGTTGAAAACATAAACGGAACCGAACAAGACCATACAGGATACCGTTCAAAATACATCATTGAGGAAAGACGCAACGACCGTAATCAATTTATCTTCAACTCCAATATCACCCACAAGGTTAAACCGACCCACACCCTTAGCGGTGGTGTCAATATTTCCCTGGCCAAGACTCACCAGTTTAAGGTCATTACCGACCTGCTGGGAGGTGAATACTGGTACGACATTGACCAGTTTGCTGAAAGAGACTTTGATGATCCGAACATGTCGCAGAACGACCTGCTTAATCCCAACAGGATTGTTGAGGAAGGTGATATATTTGGTTATAATTACACCGGTAACATCAATGAATACCAGGCCTTTGCCCAAAGCGACTGGGTATTGCCCCGCTGGGACTTTTATGTTGCGGGTTCGGTATCTCAAACCACCTTCTGGAGAACCGGCCACATGCAGAACGGCAGATTCCCTGAGAACTCCTATGGTGATGGCGAAAAGCAAAATTTCACCAACTTTGGGTTGAAGGGCGGAACAACCTTTAAAATTACCGGACGTCATTACGTCACCGGTAACGGAATGTTCATGACACGTGCCCCTTATTTCCGCGATGCCTATATTTCCTCCAGGGTGAGGGACGATGTTATTGAAGGATTGACCAGTGAAACCATCTTCTCAGGCGACATTAATTACATCATTCGTACCCCAAAAATTAAAACAAGACTTTCGGCATTTTACACTGAGTTTCGCGACCAAACATGGTCAAGAAGTTTTTACCATGAAGAGTTTCGTTCATTTGTTAACTACATTATGACTGGTGTAGACACACGCCACATGGGACTTGAATTTGGAATGGACATCAACCTTACCAGTACGCTGTCTGGATATGTGGTAGCAGGGACAGGCGATTACATTTATAACTCGCGTCCCAATGTGACCATCGCCCGCGATAACGACCGCGAGGTACTGGCCGATCAGCGTGAGGTCTATCTGCAGAACTATAAGATCGGGGGAATGACCCATACAGCCGGATCTGTGGGGCTGCGTTACAACGACCCAAAATTCTGGTTCGTGGGGGTTAACATGAACTACTTCGATGACATTTACATTGATATTAACCCCGACCGACGGACGGCTGATGCCGTAGCCAACCTAGTGGTCTCCGACCCGCAGTGGAAACAGATACTCGACCAGGAGAAAATGGAGAGCAGTTATACATTTGATGTTTTTGCCGGATATTCTTACCGGACAAAGAAAAGACATTACATTACCATTAACCTCAGTGTAAGCAATCTTTTTGATGTGACAGACTTCAGGATAGGCGGTTTTGAACAATTAAGGTACGACTCACAGGATCCTGATAAGTTTGCCTCTAAGTACTTCTACCTTTATGGCCGCACCTATTTCCTTAACCTTGCCTACCGCATCTGATTCGCTGAATAAAAAAGAAAAGACTCATGATAACATCAAGGAAAATATTTTCAATACTGATTCTTATTGCAGGGACTCTGTTTTTCAGCTCCTGCGTCAAGGATGAATTCGATGCTCCCGACAAGGTCGAAGTTCCTGTTGGGACGGTCATCACCATAGCTGAGTTACGCAACATGTTCCAGGGTGAGATTATCGAATTTGACCAGGATTTTTCTGTATATGCCACCGTCACCATGGATGACAAATCGGGCAACATTTACCGGAGTGCTTATGTAGAAGATGAAACTGGCGCCATCAACCTTCGCTTGCAGGCTCCCGGGGGAATTTACGAAGGGGATTCGGTAAGGATTTACCTGAAAGGAACCCTCCTTGGCTCCTATCAGCGTATGCTCCAACTGGACAATGTGAATGTGGACCGGAACATCATCAAACTGGCCACCCAACGAAGCGTCGAACCGGTGACAGTAAGCATCACTGATGTCCTTTCGGGAAATTACCAGGCAAGGCTGATCCGGCTTGAAGATGTTCAGTTTGCCCTTGCCGAACTGGGTAAAACCTTCGCTGACAAGGAAAACCAGATTACTGAAAACCGTCTGTTGGAAGACTGTTTTGGAAACCGCATCATTGTGCGCACCAGTGGTTATGCCGGGTTTGCCGATAAACCCATACCTGAAGGTCGTGGCCCCCTGGTTGCCATTGCTGCCACCTACGGCTCCGACATTCAACTTTACATCCGCAGCCTGAGTGAAGTGGAACTCACTGGGGAACGCTGCCCCATTCCCGGCGAAGACCTCAACCTTATGAGTATTTCAAATCTGCGTCAGAACTTCAGTGAAGGGGTAACAAACATCCCACCCAACACCCGTATTGAAGGCATTGTTATCTCTGATTTTGACAATGACAACCATCCTGGCCAAAACCTTTACCTGCAGGATGAGTCAGGTGCTGGCATTGCCCTGCGATTCTCAGACTTCCATAGTTTTCCAATGGGCACCAAGATCAGGGTAATCGTTTCAAACATGAGTATGAACCGATTCAACGGCCTGCTCCAAATCGAAAATATACCCCTGGGCAACGCCTATGATCTGGGTCCTGGAACCATGCCTCAGCCTGTTCAGGTCACCATTGCAAACATCAACAATATGCTGGAAATGTATGAATCGACCCTTGTGACCATTCCCAATGTTACCATCAGCGGGGGTACGACCTTCACGGGTAACCTGAACATATCGGATGGCACCGGACAGATGCTCCTTTACACTTATAGTTGGGCAAGC contains these protein-coding regions:
- a CDS encoding DMT family transporter, with amino-acid sequence MNQARLSVYIRVILAVTFWGISYVWTKMVFEFYSPVTTMFLRLAISSVLLFGIFRKQLQHIDPKDYTAFFIMSFFSPFCYFIGESFGLLHVSPTVASVIIATIPVFTPILGFIAFSERLSWINILGFFISFTGVMVMVLDAEFKFSASPLGIGLLFFAVLSALINVIFLKKLTVKYSSFTIISVQNLVGALLFLPLFLIFDFSDFLQIRPSGNAIASIIALAVFGSTLAFMFYTSGVRTLGIARSSIFTNLIPVVTAVTSWMILKENIDASKMIGMAIVISGLMLTQLTRLQEKRRIRPPLPQA
- a CDS encoding Smr/MutS family protein, which translates into the protein MQACYRMLGIMDAIRAKALVAIDLLAQKPRLEGKPGMRWIKAMHPLLYLSHKAQGKHVEPLDISLDDDTHILVISGPNAGGKSVCLKTCGLLQYMIQCGLLVPMADYSEAGVFEQLFIDIGDQQSLENDLSTYSSHLLNMKHFMEQCNGQTLFLIDEFGAGTEPRIGGALAEAILEKLNRKGSYGVVTTHYANLKLMAGKHPGIGNGSMLFDTQNMRPLFKLKTGNPGSSFAFEIAHNIGLPEDILAKAAEYAGTQELDFDRQLQDLDLKKTELEDKEKQLRSADHFLSEMIDKYEKLSGDLESRKSDIMTQARLEAKRVLAEANRMVENTIRKIKEAQAGKEETRQARQELEAFTKQQEEKLRDQKPPERKEKKPRPVPEKDDTPIAIGDAVRIAGQQSIGEVIEISGKEAVVSFGSIKLRSRLSVLEKIKKSSLMKPEDRKVRVKVSFDINEKAAEFYPQLDIKGLRVEEALRKLRHYLDDAVLLGVKQVKILHGKGDGILREAVRDLLQGVPEVNRYRDEHPDRGGAGATIVDFR
- a CDS encoding endonuclease/exonuclease/phosphatase family protein; the encoded protein is MNFFKNRLEFTLFLLFFSFFLFLSSPKSYAQTSNETKEFINAVIGFYNLENLFDTIDTPDVNDVEFTPEGPNRWNAAKYFEKLENMAEVIEQIGQDLNPDGPAVLGVSEIENRQVLVDLAARESIKDRNYQVVHYDGPDRRGVDVAFFFQPKYFKYISSKPYRTIVPGRDDFRTRYQLLLTGELLGERMHFIVAHWPSRSGGEKGSRPLRIAAADVARAIIDSIQNAEPGARVILMGDLNDDPTDRSVRKHLRSNGNINRVKEDELYNPFYELHRKGIGSLAYRDSWNLFDQILFTPSLVGRDYDRFQYFRAEVFNPPFLRQPSGRFQGYPFRTYGSGVYLGGYSDHFPTFVYLIREKK
- a CDS encoding TonB-dependent receptor plug domain-containing protein — protein: MRKFFLLLTIPLLFGLGRATAQEPAIEEAQGDTTVTQQAPPTDVPVITLSTADIEGDADSHDISSLLQGSRDIFMNTAGYNFGSARFRVRGYDSENTTVMINGISVNDPETGRAFYSTWGGLNDATRNTEGHNNLGFSRNTFGGLGGATNIVTRASQYSPNIRTTYSNSNRSYTHRAMFTYSTGLQENGWAWTLSGSRRAANEGYVTGTFYDAWAYFLSAEKKLNSQHSLGLIFFGAPSKTGRPGVSTQEAYDLTGDPYYNPNWGYQDGEIRNARVNHYHTPWTILSHYWDPTDNTKISTSAAYTFGRGGSTALNWYDSHASYDYPGYNLAGDPRPDYYRWMPSYYNNDPITQNLLNDLWQNDPYFRQINWDWLYNANYDNLFTVENINGTEQDHTGYRSKYIIEERRNDRNQFIFNSNITHKVKPTHTLSGGVNISLAKTHQFKVITDLLGGEYWYDIDQFAERDFDDPNMSQNDLLNPNRIVEEGDIFGYNYTGNINEYQAFAQSDWVLPRWDFYVAGSVSQTTFWRTGHMQNGRFPENSYGDGEKQNFTNFGLKGGTTFKITGRHYVTGNGMFMTRAPYFRDAYISSRVRDDVIEGLTSETIFSGDINYIIRTPKIKTRLSAFYTEFRDQTWSRSFYHEEFRSFVNYIMTGVDTRHMGLEFGMDINLTSTLSGYVVAGTGDYIYNSRPNVTIARDNDREVLADQREVYLQNYKIGGMTHTAGSVGLRYNDPKFWFVGVNMNYFDDIYIDINPDRRTADAVANLVVSDPQWKQILDQEKMESSYTFDVFAGYSYRTKKRHYITINLSVSNLFDVTDFRIGGFEQLRYDSQDPDKFASKYFYLYGRTYFLNLAYRI
- a CDS encoding DUF5689 domain-containing protein, whose amino-acid sequence is MITSRKIFSILILIAGTLFFSSCVKDEFDAPDKVEVPVGTVITIAELRNMFQGEIIEFDQDFSVYATVTMDDKSGNIYRSAYVEDETGAINLRLQAPGGIYEGDSVRIYLKGTLLGSYQRMLQLDNVNVDRNIIKLATQRSVEPVTVSITDVLSGNYQARLIRLEDVQFALAELGKTFADKENQITENRLLEDCFGNRIIVRTSGYAGFADKPIPEGRGPLVAIAATYGSDIQLYIRSLSEVELTGERCPIPGEDLNLMSISNLRQNFSEGVTNIPPNTRIEGIVISDFDNDNHPGQNLYLQDESGAGIALRFSDFHSFPMGTKIRVIVSNMSMNRFNGLLQIENIPLGNAYDLGPGTMPQPVQVTIANINNMLEMYESTLVTIPNVTISGGTTFTGNLNISDGTGQMLLYTYSWASFAGTPVPSGTITLTGIVSVYNSPQFLIRNLNDISSK